From the Naumovozyma dairenensis CBS 421 chromosome 10, complete genome genome, the window GCAAAATCGTTGAGAGAATAGTCGTGTTAAAGGGGAAATAGTGCTATCTAAACTATAATGTTTGAGTCCTTTATTTTCCTTCGATTGATCAACGAGAACACTTACCGGGCGATTGGACGTGACAATGGTGGCAGAATTGAGTGTCACGAGAGCAAATTTCCTGGCTTGAATTGGCAATTTGAAGGGTACCTTTTGCTCTTGTTCCACTTATTCTTCACTTGTTTTACtgttgttttgttttgttttgttttgttttgttgttgtttgcCACCGTGGACAAAGGACATATTTCTTTGCTGGAACGAAAGCCGGGTGATACTTCGAAGTTGAAATGGATatatcaacaacaacaaccacaacaaccaggaagatgaaaaggaaGTGCAAGGACAAGTGCAAGATAATCAATTGAAGAGCTTTACTACTGCTGGTTGTCGGTTACACTCacttcatatatattttatatattccagGAATCAATCATGGTAATGCCCGTTAAGGAAAGTCATATAGTGCTTGGCTGCTTTGTGAGCCGGTTGTTAGTCTCATTCGTATTCCCATCATTACAACATCAATTGGATCAATCTGTGGAATTCTCCACTCCAATGACATCTTTTAAATCTATCCAAGAGGGTATATACATGTTTACAAAGGGACTGCCGACTTATAATGGCGGTGTGGTGCATCATTCACCAATATTAATATGGATGTTGTCCATATTACCATCTCAACTGTTTATCACCGTATTATATGCGGCAATAGACGCATATATTGCATTCCAAATACTACAAATCTCTAAACACTTGAAATATTGCAATTTACCAAATTACATCTTCGGTATTTTGTACGTTTTGAATCCACtcgtattattatcatgtGTGAGTAAATCATCTATTATCTTCACAAATGTACTCATAACAACCGCTCTATTACATGTTCTACAAGGAAATATCGTCTTCGCTTCGATGGCCATTGCAGCAGCCGGTTATTTGTCATTATATCCCATCTTATTGTTAGTACCATTATTAGGAATGATTGCTTCATGGAAACGGAAAATACTATCAATAATTACCACCATA encodes:
- the GAB1 gene encoding GPI-anchor transamidase subunit GAB1 (similar to Saccharomyces cerevisiae GAB1 (YLR459W); ancestral locus Anc_7.538); this translates as MVMPVKESHIVLGCFVSRLLVSFVFPSLQHQLDQSVEFSTPMTSFKSIQEGIYMFTKGLPTYNGGVVHHSPILIWMLSILPSQLFITVLYAAIDAYIAFQILQISKHLKYCNLPNYIFGILYVLNPLVLLSCVSKSSIIFTNVLITTALLHVLQGNIVFASMAIAAAGYLSLYPILLLVPLLGMIASWKRKILSIITTIITLQILLFISYEINGSSWDFIDSTYGKILTFSKVFPNIGLWWYFFVEMFDEFIPFFKSVFNLIVLVFIVPFTIRFNQQPLFAFILCLGWIILTKPYPTLGDAGFFLSLLPFFNSIFGYLRYPLLSTLLILHAVILSPIFYHLWIDLGSGNSNFFYAITLVYALGIASIIADLTWAMLRNEYDEGKPNYNVKVTQI